A region of Bacillota bacterium DNA encodes the following proteins:
- a CDS encoding Gfo/Idh/MocA family oxidoreductase — protein MKRIRVGAIGTGGIFRGAHLPAYPDLPACQLVALCDVSTESLAAAEARMKEVYKQKAKQAEERGDMATAERLRQDLKEVKMYQDVQTMLREAQLDLVDICTQPNLHAPMAIAALEAGVHVMCEKPMARTWLECIRVVETVQRTGKLYQHNENWLWDPFYYTAKKVIDAGWIGEPVMMFLATAHGGPEGNPNFWNADTGGGGSLLDNGIHAVGASWYLSGLDKRPTTVKAAEPIGITIRMPQRILSGQFQPVRVEDDGHILIRFEHPQTGAWSTAHVEGSWSHRDSPDTVIIGTMGTIRFTHEDDRRIVVVEDATGGCRRVEATGPTWEYWPSSFYGEIRNMIECVRKGERSISDENFGAECSAIVGAAYLSQKRGKRAVTLADFKRFASSIARRYPDSADEELISRLLP, from the coding sequence GTGAAACGGATACGTGTGGGGGCCATTGGCACGGGGGGCATCTTTCGCGGGGCGCATCTGCCCGCGTATCCCGACCTGCCCGCGTGCCAGCTCGTCGCGCTGTGCGATGTGTCGACGGAGAGTCTGGCAGCTGCCGAGGCGCGCATGAAAGAGGTGTATAAGCAGAAAGCGAAGCAGGCGGAAGAGCGGGGTGATATGGCAACTGCCGAACGTCTCAGGCAAGACCTCAAAGAGGTGAAGATGTACCAGGATGTGCAGACAATGCTCCGTGAGGCACAGCTGGACCTGGTAGACATCTGCACGCAGCCCAACCTGCACGCACCGATGGCGATTGCCGCGCTGGAGGCAGGCGTGCATGTGATGTGCGAGAAGCCGATGGCGCGCACCTGGCTGGAGTGTATACGTGTGGTGGAAACCGTACAGCGCACGGGCAAGCTGTACCAGCACAACGAGAACTGGCTGTGGGACCCCTTCTACTACACCGCCAAAAAGGTTATCGACGCCGGCTGGATTGGCGAGCCGGTCATGATGTTTCTGGCGACGGCGCATGGCGGGCCCGAGGGCAACCCCAACTTCTGGAACGCCGACACGGGCGGGGGCGGTTCCCTGCTGGATAACGGCATTCACGCTGTCGGCGCATCATGGTATCTGTCGGGGCTGGACAAACGCCCCACCACCGTTAAAGCTGCTGAACCGATTGGCATCACCATCCGCATGCCACAGCGTATCCTGTCGGGGCAGTTCCAGCCGGTGCGCGTGGAAGACGACGGGCACATCCTCATCCGCTTCGAACATCCCCAAACGGGGGCGTGGAGCACGGCGCACGTGGAAGGTTCGTGGAGCCACCGCGACTCGCCCGACACGGTGATTATCGGCACGATGGGCACCATCCGTTTTACCCACGAGGATGACAGGCGCATTGTGGTGGTGGAGGATGCTACCGGTGGATGCCGCCGTGTGGAGGCGACCGGTCCCACCTGGGAGTACTGGCCGTCCTCGTTCTACGGGGAGATACGCAACATGATCGAGTGTGTGCGCAAGGGCGAACGCTCCATCAGCGACGAAAACTTCGGGGCGGAGTGCTCTGCCATTGTGGGAGCGGCGTATCTCTCTCAGAAGCGGGGCAAGCGTGCGGTCACGCTGGCAGATTTCAAACGCTTCGCCAGCAGTATCGCCCGGCGGTATCCCGACTCGGCGGATGAGGAGCTCATCAGCCGTCTGTTGCCCTGA
- a CDS encoding glycosyltransferase family 4 protein — MSAPEKRVIRVVMLGPALDVKGGVSSVERLILAHAPDHVRIRHIATMRDGRVWVKLAVFLLALTRFLKVLLMRRADLIHIHFASRASTWRKSLLALVARWFSKPYILHAHGAEFHEFFPKQPRLLQRWIISMLRKSRALITVSERWKQFYLNISGLPSEHVVVLPNPISVPEGCPSRRDRSTVTLLFLGRMENRKGPIRVVRAFHALPDELRRRAYLVLAGDGDVEGVRREVSALGLEQQVTVLDWVNAEQRNALLAAADVFVLPSLNEGLPMSVLEAMSWGIPVVTSPVGGIPEVVQDGFNGFLVPPEDIPALANALQRLIEDESLRLQMGANARASVEHLDIRRYWEKLEGIYRAVLSECRP; from the coding sequence ATGAGCGCTCCTGAGAAGCGAGTCATCCGTGTAGTGATGCTGGGACCAGCGCTGGATGTCAAGGGAGGGGTCTCTTCCGTAGAGCGTTTGATTCTCGCGCACGCTCCCGACCATGTGCGCATCCGGCACATTGCCACCATGCGCGACGGCAGGGTGTGGGTCAAGCTAGCAGTGTTTCTCCTCGCGCTGACGCGGTTTCTCAAGGTTCTGCTCATGCGACGCGCAGACCTGATACACATCCACTTTGCCAGTCGTGCCAGTACCTGGCGCAAGTCACTGCTGGCGCTCGTGGCTCGCTGGTTTAGCAAACCCTACATCCTGCATGCACACGGTGCGGAGTTTCACGAGTTCTTCCCTAAACAGCCACGCTTGCTACAGCGCTGGATTATCTCGATGCTCCGAAAGAGCCGCGCCCTGATTACAGTGTCCGAAAGATGGAAGCAGTTTTACCTCAATATCTCAGGGCTGCCCTCTGAGCATGTCGTTGTACTGCCAAACCCCATCAGCGTGCCCGAGGGGTGCCCAAGCCGGCGCGACAGGAGCACGGTGACTTTGCTCTTCCTGGGCAGGATGGAGAATAGAAAGGGACCGATTCGCGTGGTGCGGGCGTTCCATGCATTGCCGGACGAGCTGCGACGGCGTGCTTATCTCGTTCTGGCAGGGGACGGCGATGTGGAAGGCGTAAGGCGAGAAGTCAGTGCCCTCGGGCTGGAACAGCAGGTGACCGTACTGGACTGGGTGAACGCGGAACAGCGCAATGCCCTCCTCGCCGCCGCGGACGTGTTTGTACTACCCTCCCTGAACGAGGGTTTACCGATGAGCGTTCTGGAGGCGATGAGCTGGGGCATTCCGGTGGTGACCTCGCCGGTGGGAGGCATACCCGAGGTGGTGCAGGACGGCTTCAACGGTTTTCTGGTTCCACCAGAGGATATTCCCGCGCTGGCAAACGCCTTGCAGAGGCTGATTGAGGATGAATCGCTGCGCCTGCAGATGGGAGCCAACGCGCGAGCCAGCGTCGAGCATCTGGACATTCGCCGCTACTGGGAGAAGCTCGAGGGCATCTATCGCGCTGTCCTGTCGGAGTGCAGGCCATGA
- a CDS encoding Ni/Fe hydrogenase subunit alpha, with the protein MDESIQTVWNEAQTRANEAYYVQRRRITVDPITRLEGHGKIDIFLNEQGEVERAYFQVPELRGFEVFSLGRPAEDMPQITSRICGVCPTAHHMAATKALDDLYRVEPPSPARKIRELVYNTFMLEDHALHVYVLGGPDFIVGPDAPPEMRNVLGVIQTVGVDIGKRVIATRRRLREFIAYLGGKVVHPVLGLPGGVAKGIAPEDLPRFQELAKDALDFALFTLQVFQDVVLKNQAYVDLITSDTYTHRTYYMGLVDEKNRLNFYDGKVRVVSPDGKEYAKFAAQAYLDYIAEHVESWSYVKFCYLKGIGWKGFTDGAESGIYSVAPLARLNASDGMATPEAQKAYEQFFNTFGQKPVHHTLANHWARVIEMVYAAERIVELIHDPEITSQNLRVIPTTSPTVGVGVVEAPRGTLFHHYETNEDGILRKVNLIVATQNNSARMAMSVEKAAKGLIHGGEVSEGLLNKVEMAFRAYDPCHACATHSLPGQMPLILTVYNAHGEVVHQQKR; encoded by the coding sequence ATGGACGAGAGCATTCAGACCGTATGGAACGAAGCGCAAACCCGCGCGAATGAAGCCTATTACGTCCAGAGGCGACGTATCACCGTAGACCCCATCACCCGCCTGGAGGGTCACGGTAAGATCGATATCTTCCTCAACGAGCAGGGAGAAGTGGAAAGAGCCTACTTCCAGGTGCCTGAACTGCGCGGCTTCGAGGTGTTCTCCCTGGGACGACCGGCGGAAGACATGCCCCAGATTACCAGCCGTATCTGCGGGGTGTGCCCAACCGCGCACCACATGGCGGCAACCAAAGCACTAGACGACCTGTACCGGGTAGAGCCGCCTTCACCCGCCCGCAAAATCCGCGAGCTGGTGTACAATACCTTCATGCTGGAAGACCACGCACTGCACGTGTACGTGCTGGGCGGTCCCGACTTCATCGTAGGACCCGATGCGCCGCCGGAAATGCGCAACGTACTGGGCGTTATTCAAACGGTAGGGGTAGACATCGGCAAGCGTGTGATTGCCACGCGCCGTCGACTGCGCGAGTTTATCGCCTACCTGGGCGGCAAGGTCGTGCATCCGGTACTGGGGTTGCCCGGAGGCGTCGCGAAGGGCATTGCACCCGAAGACCTGCCACGCTTCCAGGAACTGGCGAAGGACGCCCTGGATTTCGCCCTGTTCACCCTGCAGGTGTTCCAGGACGTGGTGCTGAAGAACCAGGCGTACGTAGACCTCATCACCTCAGATACCTATACCCACCGCACCTACTACATGGGGCTGGTGGATGAGAAAAACCGCCTGAACTTCTACGACGGCAAGGTGCGGGTGGTTTCACCGGATGGGAAAGAGTACGCCAAGTTCGCCGCGCAGGCGTATCTGGACTATATCGCCGAGCACGTGGAGTCCTGGAGCTACGTCAAGTTCTGTTATCTAAAGGGCATCGGCTGGAAGGGCTTCACCGATGGCGCAGAGAGCGGCATCTACTCGGTGGCGCCGCTGGCGCGGTTGAACGCATCCGACGGCATGGCGACACCCGAAGCGCAGAAAGCGTACGAACAGTTCTTCAATACCTTTGGGCAGAAGCCGGTGCACCACACGCTGGCAAATCACTGGGCGCGCGTGATCGAAATGGTATACGCCGCCGAGCGTATCGTGGAGCTCATCCACGACCCTGAAATCACCAGCCAGAACCTGCGCGTCATCCCCACCACCAGCCCGACGGTAGGTGTGGGGGTGGTGGAAGCCCCACGGGGCACGCTGTTCCACCACTACGAGACCAATGAGGACGGTATCCTGCGCAAGGTGAACCTCATCGTCGCCACGCAGAACAACTCTGCCCGGATGGCGATGAGCGTGGAGAAGGCGGCAAAGGGGTTGATTCACGGCGGCGAAGTGTCTGAAGGACTGCTGAACAAGGTGGAGATGGCGTTCCGCGCGTATGACCCGTGTCATGCTTGCGCGACGCACTCCCTGCCCGGACAGATGCCGCTGATACTGACCGTCTACAACGCGCACGGTGAAGTGGTGCATCAGCAGAAGCGATGA
- a CDS encoding oxidoreductase, whose protein sequence is MPDKPKIAFYWCASCGGCEESIVDLAEDILEVAQAVDIVFWPVAMDFKRKDVEAMPDGSILATMVNGSIRTSEQEEMAYLLRRKSQILIAYGSCAHTGGVPSLANQFSKEQILRYVYEEAPTVVNEQRVRPQPRHQHNGTAVTLPEFRGLVRSLDQVVEVDYYLPGCPPTPKLLKQAVLTLLSGNLPPKGTVLAPDTALCDQCPRKETKPTDLKINEFKRPHWTQIDPNTCFLAQGIICMGPATRSGCEAQCISGNMPCTGCFGPTSRVRDQGAKILSSLASSVNAREPEDIEKILDGIADPVGTFYRYSLAKSLLRAKVTR, encoded by the coding sequence ATGCCTGACAAACCCAAAATCGCGTTCTACTGGTGCGCCTCGTGTGGAGGGTGTGAGGAGTCCATCGTCGACCTCGCCGAAGACATCCTCGAGGTCGCGCAGGCAGTGGATATCGTCTTCTGGCCCGTGGCGATGGATTTCAAGCGCAAAGACGTCGAGGCGATGCCCGATGGCTCCATCCTCGCCACGATGGTCAACGGCTCCATCCGCACCTCCGAGCAGGAGGAAATGGCATACCTGCTGCGCCGCAAGAGCCAGATCCTGATTGCTTACGGCTCGTGCGCCCACACGGGAGGCGTTCCGAGCCTCGCCAACCAGTTCAGCAAAGAGCAAATCCTGCGCTACGTCTACGAAGAAGCGCCGACGGTGGTCAATGAGCAAAGGGTACGCCCACAGCCCCGTCATCAGCACAACGGCACGGCGGTTACCCTGCCGGAGTTTCGGGGACTGGTGCGGAGCCTGGACCAGGTGGTAGAGGTAGACTACTACCTGCCCGGTTGTCCCCCCACCCCCAAGCTGCTGAAGCAAGCGGTGTTGACCCTGCTCTCGGGGAACTTGCCGCCGAAAGGTACGGTGCTGGCGCCCGATACCGCGCTGTGCGACCAGTGCCCGCGTAAGGAGACCAAACCCACCGACCTGAAGATCAACGAGTTCAAACGCCCGCACTGGACGCAGATAGACCCCAATACCTGCTTCCTGGCACAGGGCATTATCTGCATGGGACCTGCCACCCGTTCGGGTTGTGAAGCGCAGTGTATCTCCGGCAATATGCCCTGCACGGGATGTTTCGGGCCGACCTCGCGTGTGCGGGACCAGGGAGCGAAGATACTCTCCTCACTGGCATCCTCCGTCAATGCCCGCGAGCCGGAGGATATCGAGAAGATACTGGACGGCATTGCGGACCCGGTGGGAACCTTCTATCGCTACTCACTGGCGAAATCCTTACTGCGCGCGAAAGTGACTCGTTGA
- the hflX gene encoding GTPase HflX, with product MPQRNFSPPVETTEIQHPAPRLHVVQERERAFLIFVNPDPELDSYVEEELRALCDTAGLEVVGESRQRRNRPDAATFIGRGKAELLFPQVREVNADLVIVDDDLTPLQQRNLEDILQTRVIDRTELILRIFAQRAHTREGKLQVELAQLTYELPRLMSVYTKFEQQAGHIGVRGGPGETKLEQDRRKVRERIADLQRELEQVARQRSQQRQGRRRLPFPFGALVGYTSAGKSTLLNTLSGAHIYTDEHLFATLDPTVRRIVLPDGWGVLLSDTVGFIRNLPHSLVAAFRATLEEVTEADFLIHVVDASHPQLELQRQAVMNVLAELGAHNKPIITAYNKADLVKDTYRLRQLVAETPNAVYISALKAEGIPELMNHILATLRSLLQPVKVRLPYTQSNLLAQCYELGRVHSAEYTADGILVEAEVTHDLAEMLKPYRLDA from the coding sequence ATGCCGCAGCGAAACTTCAGCCCGCCGGTTGAGACAACCGAAATACAGCACCCTGCGCCACGCCTGCACGTGGTACAGGAGCGTGAGCGCGCCTTTCTCATCTTTGTGAACCCCGATCCCGAGCTGGACAGTTACGTCGAGGAAGAGTTACGTGCCCTGTGTGATACAGCCGGTCTGGAGGTAGTGGGTGAGAGCCGCCAGCGACGCAACCGCCCCGACGCCGCTACCTTCATCGGCAGGGGAAAGGCGGAACTGCTCTTCCCGCAGGTGCGCGAGGTCAACGCCGACCTGGTCATCGTGGATGACGACCTGACGCCGTTACAGCAGCGCAATCTGGAAGACATCCTGCAGACTCGCGTGATAGACCGCACGGAGCTCATTTTGCGCATCTTCGCACAGCGCGCTCACACCAGAGAAGGGAAACTGCAGGTGGAACTGGCACAGCTGACCTACGAGCTGCCCCGACTGATGAGCGTGTACACCAAATTCGAACAGCAGGCGGGACATATCGGGGTGCGCGGTGGACCGGGCGAGACCAAACTGGAGCAGGATAGGCGCAAGGTGCGCGAGCGCATCGCGGACCTGCAGCGCGAGCTGGAGCAGGTCGCTCGCCAGCGCAGTCAGCAACGGCAGGGCAGGCGAAGGCTACCGTTTCCTTTTGGAGCGCTGGTCGGCTATACCAGTGCGGGCAAGTCCACCCTGCTGAACACCCTCTCGGGCGCACATATCTACACCGACGAACATCTCTTTGCCACGCTCGACCCCACCGTGCGCCGCATCGTGTTGCCTGATGGGTGGGGCGTGTTGCTGTCGGATACCGTCGGTTTCATCCGCAACCTGCCTCACTCGCTGGTCGCCGCTTTCCGCGCCACTCTGGAGGAAGTGACGGAGGCGGATTTTCTCATCCACGTGGTGGATGCCAGTCATCCCCAGCTGGAGCTGCAGAGACAGGCTGTGATGAACGTGCTGGCGGAGCTGGGCGCACACAACAAGCCCATCATCACCGCATACAATAAAGCGGACCTGGTGAAAGATACCTATCGCCTGCGCCAGCTGGTGGCGGAAACGCCGAACGCCGTTTACATCTCCGCGCTGAAGGCGGAAGGCATCCCCGAGCTGATGAACCATATCCTCGCCACGTTGCGGTCGTTGCTGCAGCCGGTGAAGGTGCGTTTGCCCTACACGCAGAGCAACCTGCTGGCTCAGTGTTACGAACTGGGGCGTGTGCATAGCGCGGAGTATACCGCCGATGGCATTCTCGTGGAGGCGGAGGTCACCCACGATTTGGCAGAGATGCTCAAGCCTTATCGCCTGGACGCCTGA
- a CDS encoding hydrogenase maturation protease: MNERSARILVLALGNDLLGDDGVGLEAARQIAGQVDGSVDVVETGEAGLALLELMEGYERALLIDSVVTGRHPPGTVIEFSPEDFRKVVAPSPHYAGLPEVMEMAHRLQIPFPQHIRILAMEVLNPYEFRIGFSEPVQEALPQLVQRARQVLQGWMHQAS; this comes from the coding sequence ATGAACGAGCGCAGCGCACGCATTCTGGTGCTGGCTTTAGGCAACGACCTGCTCGGCGATGACGGCGTTGGGTTGGAAGCGGCGCGCCAGATTGCCGGGCAGGTCGACGGCTCGGTCGATGTAGTAGAGACGGGTGAAGCCGGGCTGGCGCTGCTGGAGCTAATGGAGGGCTACGAGCGTGCGCTGCTCATCGACTCGGTGGTGACAGGGCGCCATCCACCCGGCACGGTGATAGAGTTCTCGCCGGAGGACTTCCGCAAGGTGGTGGCGCCCTCGCCGCATTACGCCGGCTTGCCGGAAGTCATGGAGATGGCACACCGCCTGCAGATTCCTTTCCCCCAGCACATCCGCATCTTAGCGATGGAAGTGCTGAACCCCTACGAGTTCCGCATCGGCTTCTCGGAGCCGGTGCAGGAGGCACTGCCCCAACTGGTGCAGCGGGCACGTCAGGTGCTGCAAGGATGGATGCATCAGGCTTCGTAA
- a CDS encoding L-rhamnose isomerase, whose amino-acid sequence MKEARKMTMPKLDSKAIEHHYQHAKEVYAAYGVDTDRVLEQMKGISISLHCWQGDDVGGFENPEGELGGGLAVTGNYPGKARTPDELRADLLKAYSLIPGRHRLNLHAFYVDYPEKVERNQLQPKHFQSWIDWSTQHGIPLDFNGTFFAHPLASDGWTLASADSGVRQFWVEHAIACRKIAEAMGKAQGSPCIHNLWIPDGEKDLPADRWAPRQRLKESLDVIYREPLDRQYVKDAVESKLFGIGSESYVAGSWEFYLPYAVKHNLLICIDTGHFHPTEQIADKISAVLLFLPEILLHVSRGIRWDSDHVVILNDETRSIAEEIVRGEALSRVHIGLDYFDASINRVAAWVIGTRAMLKALLIALLEPSQTLKELEASGDRTARLALMEELKTLPYSAVWDYYCETQGVPVGAAWLEEVRRYEREVLAKR is encoded by the coding sequence ATGAAGGAGGCACGCAAGATGACCATGCCCAAACTGGACAGCAAGGCCATTGAGCATCATTATCAGCACGCGAAAGAGGTGTACGCCGCTTACGGAGTCGACACCGACCGTGTTCTGGAGCAGATGAAAGGCATCTCTATCTCCCTCCACTGCTGGCAGGGGGATGACGTGGGCGGCTTCGAGAACCCCGAAGGGGAGCTGGGCGGTGGACTGGCGGTTACCGGCAACTACCCCGGCAAAGCCCGCACGCCCGACGAACTGCGCGCCGACTTGCTAAAGGCGTACAGTCTCATCCCCGGCAGGCATCGGCTGAACCTTCATGCGTTCTACGTGGACTATCCCGAAAAGGTGGAGCGCAACCAGCTGCAACCCAAACATTTTCAGAGCTGGATAGACTGGTCTACCCAGCACGGTATCCCTCTGGACTTTAACGGCACCTTCTTTGCACACCCTCTGGCAAGCGATGGCTGGACGCTGGCAAGCGCAGATAGCGGAGTACGACAGTTCTGGGTGGAACACGCCATTGCCTGCCGTAAAATCGCCGAGGCGATGGGCAAAGCGCAGGGCAGTCCCTGCATCCATAACCTCTGGATACCCGATGGTGAAAAGGACCTGCCCGCCGACCGCTGGGCGCCGCGCCAGAGGCTGAAAGAGTCGCTGGACGTCATCTACAGGGAACCGCTGGACAGGCAGTACGTCAAAGACGCTGTGGAGTCCAAACTGTTCGGCATCGGCTCGGAGTCGTATGTTGCTGGCTCCTGGGAGTTCTACCTGCCCTACGCGGTCAAGCACAACCTGCTGATATGCATCGATACAGGGCACTTCCACCCCACCGAACAGATTGCGGACAAGATTTCGGCAGTGCTGCTGTTCCTGCCAGAGATTCTGCTGCATGTCAGCCGCGGCATTCGCTGGGATAGCGACCACGTGGTGATTCTGAACGACGAGACGCGCTCCATTGCCGAAGAGATAGTGCGCGGTGAGGCATTGAGCCGCGTGCATATCGGGCTGGATTACTTCGACGCCAGCATCAACCGGGTTGCCGCATGGGTGATTGGTACGCGGGCGATGCTGAAGGCTCTGCTGATTGCCCTGCTGGAGCCTTCGCAGACCCTCAAGGAACTGGAAGCCTCCGGCGACCGCACCGCCCGCCTCGCGCTGATGGAGGAGCTGAAGACCCTGCCCTACAGCGCAGTCTGGGATTATTACTGCGAGACGCAGGGCGTGCCCGTCGGCGCGGCGTGGCTGGAAGAGGTGCGTCGCTACGAGCGCGAAGTGCTGGCGAAGCGATAG
- a CDS encoding hydrogenase iron-sulfur subunit, with amino-acid sequence MEDKPVTADKLSTSKDWEPLIVAFFCNWCTYTAADLAGVSRMGYDPNVRVIRVMCSGRVDPQFVLDAFAHGADGVLIGGCHPGDCHYVEGNYKTLRRYLLLKRLLRELGIEEGRLRLEWIAASEGEKVSKTINEMVDQVRALGPLRLTRKFKEWDAELAALEAEAQSEEVAVHA; translated from the coding sequence ATGGAAGACAAACCGGTAACAGCCGACAAGCTCTCCACCAGTAAAGATTGGGAGCCCTTGATTGTGGCTTTCTTCTGTAACTGGTGTACCTATACTGCGGCAGACCTGGCAGGCGTCTCCCGGATGGGCTACGACCCGAACGTGCGCGTCATCCGCGTGATGTGTTCCGGTCGAGTAGACCCGCAGTTCGTTCTGGATGCTTTCGCGCACGGTGCAGATGGCGTGCTGATCGGCGGATGCCACCCGGGAGACTGCCACTACGTGGAAGGCAACTATAAAACCCTGCGCCGCTACCTCTTGCTCAAACGCCTTTTGCGAGAGCTGGGCATCGAAGAGGGTCGCCTGCGGCTGGAGTGGATTGCCGCTTCCGAAGGCGAGAAGGTGAGCAAGACCATCAACGAGATGGTGGACCAGGTACGCGCGCTGGGACCGTTGCGGCTGACCCGCAAGTTCAAAGAGTGGGATGCCGAACTGGCAGCCTTGGAGGCGGAAGCGCAAAGTGAGGAGGTGGCAGTCCATGCCTGA
- a CDS encoding type II secretion system GspH family protein: MKRWTPGFTLVELLVVIAIIALLAAVLFPVFAQVRASARRASCTSQLRQIGMAARMYLQDYEALPPRLSVLYPAYQPSTQLFICPSDSQRGQHPGNPRLEGNLYLPTGVSYDYIPNWGIAHELGWWQPFPHYGEGKWGEQTPLADCNWHWATFFKVENRRDTPPPGARGWVLVLLQSGTVKAVPLSVYPDKFSPDGGSGI, translated from the coding sequence ATGAAACGCTGGACACCCGGCTTTACGCTGGTGGAGCTGCTCGTCGTCATTGCCATCATCGCTTTGCTGGCGGCGGTATTGTTCCCAGTGTTTGCGCAGGTGCGGGCGAGCGCCCGCCGCGCTTCCTGCACAAGCCAGCTGCGCCAAATCGGCATGGCAGCGCGGATGTACCTGCAGGACTACGAGGCGCTACCGCCGCGATTGAGCGTGCTCTATCCAGCGTACCAGCCCTCCACACAGTTGTTCATCTGTCCATCCGACTCGCAACGAGGACAACATCCGGGTAACCCTCGTCTGGAAGGTAACCTGTATCTACCGACAGGCGTCAGCTACGACTACATCCCGAACTGGGGCATCGCGCATGAGCTGGGCTGGTGGCAGCCATTCCCTCACTATGGCGAAGGCAAATGGGGAGAGCAGACGCCACTGGCAGACTGCAACTGGCACTGGGCGACCTTTTTCAAGGTGGAAAACCGCCGTGACACGCCACCGCCGGGCGCAAGGGGATGGGTGCTGGTGCTACTGCAATCAGGCACGGTGAAAGCGGTGCCCCTGTCGGTGTATCCGGACAAGTTCAGCCCGGATGGAGGTAGCGGAATCTAG